The following are from one region of the Segatella oris genome:
- a CDS encoding rhomboid family intramembrane serine protease — protein MMRIPTITKNLLIVNVVAFLMMWIFQGMNFMAGGPIDLNNIFGLHFFLASDFHFYQLVTYMFMHANLEHIFFNMFALWMFGMVVENVWGPRKFLFYYILCGIGAGVFQEAAQFVSFYMTVSSQVPSFALSQFPEIAHQLSPMLNNWTTVGASGAVYAILLAFGMIFPNEKLFIIPIPVPIKAKWFVMIYAGIELFAAMATTGDNVAHLAHLGGMVVGFFLIRYWRRHPGAHYNRSQGQQFFNNMKRKWDNRGKQQDLGSTNTRANGNVYNSHQSDWDYNRREREDQKEVDRILDKIRKSGYDSLSADEKRKLFDSSKKN, from the coding sequence ATGATGCGTATTCCAACGATAACTAAGAACCTTCTCATTGTCAACGTAGTGGCATTCTTGATGATGTGGATATTTCAAGGAATGAATTTCATGGCCGGAGGACCGATAGATTTGAACAACATCTTTGGTCTTCATTTCTTTCTTGCCTCTGATTTTCATTTTTATCAACTTGTCACTTACATGTTCATGCATGCCAACTTGGAGCATATCTTCTTTAATATGTTTGCCCTTTGGATGTTTGGTATGGTCGTGGAGAATGTGTGGGGACCACGCAAGTTCTTGTTTTATTACATTTTATGTGGTATCGGAGCCGGTGTTTTTCAAGAAGCAGCACAGTTTGTTTCGTTTTATATGACGGTGTCTTCTCAGGTTCCTTCGTTCGCTTTGAGCCAGTTCCCTGAGATTGCACATCAGTTAAGTCCGATGCTCAACAACTGGACAACAGTGGGTGCTTCGGGTGCCGTTTATGCCATTTTGTTGGCTTTCGGCATGATATTTCCCAATGAGAAACTTTTCATTATTCCCATTCCTGTGCCCATTAAAGCCAAGTGGTTTGTGATGATCTATGCGGGAATAGAACTCTTTGCGGCCATGGCAACGACGGGTGACAACGTGGCTCATCTGGCCCATTTGGGTGGAATGGTCGTGGGTTTTTTCCTGATTCGCTATTGGAGAAGACATCCGGGAGCACATTACAACCGCTCCCAAGGACAGCAGTTCTTTAACAACATGAAACGTAAATGGGATAACCGTGGCAAGCAACAAGACTTGGGAAGCACCAATACTCGTGCCAATGGCAATGTTTATAACAGTCATCAGAGCGATTGGGATTATAACCGTCGTGAGCGCGAAGACCAGAAAGAAGTAGACCGAATACTTGATAAAATCCGTAAAAGTGGCTACGATAGTCTGTCTGCCGATGAGAAGCGAAAGCTCTTCGACAGTAGTAAAAAGAACTGA
- a CDS encoding HU family DNA-binding protein, translating into MNKTELIDKIAAGAGLSKADAKKALDATTAAIKEALVAGDKIQLVGFGTFSVNERPAREGINPATKAKIKIAAKKVAKFKAGAELADAVNA; encoded by the coding sequence ATGAACAAAACAGAATTGATCGACAAGATCGCTGCAGGCGCAGGTTTAAGCAAGGCAGATGCAAAGAAAGCATTGGACGCAACAACAGCTGCAATCAAAGAAGCTCTCGTTGCTGGTGACAAGATTCAGCTCGTAGGTTTCGGCACATTCAGTGTTAACGAGCGTCCGGCTCGTGAGGGTATCAACCCAGCTACAAAGGCTAAAATCAAGATCGCAGCCAAGAAAGTGGCTAAGTTCAAGGCAGGTGCTGAACTCGCTGACGCTGTAAACGCATAA
- a CDS encoding NAD-dependent epimerase/dehydratase family protein encodes MKILVTGASGFIGSFIVEEALRREMEVWAAVRQSSSKKYLTDKRINFIELNLSSQKELEKQLAGHEFDYVVHAAGATKCLHTEDFFKVNTDGTRHLVQALLALKMPIRRFVYLSSLSVFGAIKEQQPYQEISEHDHPRPNTAYGKSKLMAEQYLDSIGNDFPYIILRPTGVYGPREKDYFLMAKSIKGHTDFSVGFKRQDITFVYVTDVVQAVFLALDHGRDGRKYFLSDGNVYQSSDFSNLIHDCLGRPWWIRIKAPVWVLRLVTFFGEHIGRMTGKISALNNDKYNILKQRNWRCNIEPTVDELGFHPQVDLAEGTRRTIAWYRENNWL; translated from the coding sequence ATGAAAATATTAGTAACGGGTGCCAGTGGTTTCATTGGCAGCTTTATTGTGGAGGAAGCGCTGCGTCGGGAGATGGAAGTGTGGGCTGCTGTGAGGCAAAGTAGTTCGAAGAAGTATCTCACCGACAAGCGAATCAATTTCATTGAACTTAATCTATCCTCACAGAAAGAATTGGAAAAGCAATTGGCCGGACATGAGTTCGACTATGTTGTGCATGCTGCAGGTGCCACAAAGTGCCTGCATACAGAAGACTTCTTCAAAGTCAACACCGACGGAACACGCCATCTTGTGCAGGCTTTATTGGCCTTGAAGATGCCTATCCGCCGTTTCGTTTACTTGAGTAGTCTCAGCGTTTTCGGTGCAATCAAGGAGCAACAGCCCTATCAGGAGATAAGCGAACACGACCATCCGCGGCCAAACACGGCCTATGGTAAAAGCAAATTGATGGCCGAGCAATACTTAGACAGCATCGGAAATGACTTTCCCTACATCATTCTGCGCCCCACGGGAGTCTATGGCCCACGCGAGAAAGACTATTTTCTCATGGCAAAAAGCATCAAGGGACACACCGACTTTTCGGTTGGTTTCAAGCGCCAGGACATTACGTTTGTCTATGTCACCGATGTGGTTCAGGCCGTTTTCCTGGCACTCGACCATGGACGTGACGGCCGGAAATACTTTCTCAGCGACGGCAACGTCTATCAATCGTCCGATTTCAGCAATCTCATTCACGACTGTCTGGGCCGCCCTTGGTGGATCAGGATTAAGGCACCGGTGTGGGTTTTGCGCCTCGTGACGTTCTTTGGTGAGCATATCGGTCGCATGACGGGTAAGATTTCAGCCCTCAACAACGACAAATACAACATTCTGAAACAGCGCAACTGGCGTTGCAACATAGAGCCTACAGTAGACGAATTGGGCTTTCATCCGCAGGTAGACCTTGCAGAAGGCACGCGGAGAACTATTGCCTGGTATCGCGAGAACAATTGGTTGTAA
- a CDS encoding phosphatase PAP2 family protein, whose translation MANKRKNNTFTWPWQGKGWTAEHKGLLPFEWVVLAYMAFTLLIVLFTSTKLVNPDAMIWGRVRVGAMTIALWAVYRMMPCKLTMFARVAAQMGMLAWWYPDTYEINRMFPNLDHLFATWEQQLFGFQPALDFARAFPSPIVSELMDCGYAAYYPMIAVVLLFYFFKRYGEFEKTAFIILGSFFLYYVIYDLLPVVGPTFYYKAIGLHNAAQGIFPNVGDYFNSHQDCLPSPGYAQGFFYDLVEDAKAAGERPTAAFPSSHVGVSTICILLAWHSGNRKLLFSLLPFYVVLCMATVYIQAHYAIDAIAGLITGVVFYAVLSLSSNLKLTPGPSRRDGR comes from the coding sequence ATGGCAAACAAAAGAAAAAACAATACTTTTACATGGCCTTGGCAGGGTAAAGGGTGGACAGCCGAGCACAAGGGACTGCTGCCTTTTGAGTGGGTAGTGTTAGCTTATATGGCGTTTACACTGCTGATTGTGCTGTTCACTTCTACCAAATTAGTCAATCCCGACGCTATGATCTGGGGACGTGTTCGCGTGGGAGCGATGACCATTGCTTTATGGGCGGTCTATCGAATGATGCCTTGTAAGCTCACAATGTTTGCCCGCGTAGCTGCTCAAATGGGCATGTTGGCATGGTGGTATCCCGATACCTACGAGATCAACCGCATGTTTCCAAACCTTGATCACCTTTTTGCTACGTGGGAACAACAGCTTTTCGGCTTCCAGCCGGCACTTGATTTTGCGCGTGCTTTCCCGTCGCCAATCGTGAGCGAACTTATGGATTGCGGTTATGCGGCCTATTATCCGATGATTGCAGTCGTGTTGCTTTTCTACTTCTTCAAACGCTACGGAGAATTTGAAAAGACGGCTTTCATCATCTTGGGTTCGTTCTTTCTCTACTATGTTATCTATGACTTACTGCCTGTTGTGGGCCCCACCTTTTATTATAAGGCTATCGGTTTGCACAACGCAGCACAGGGAATATTCCCCAATGTGGGCGACTATTTCAACTCACATCAAGACTGTCTGCCAAGTCCGGGCTATGCACAAGGCTTCTTCTACGACCTTGTGGAGGATGCAAAGGCAGCAGGTGAGCGTCCCACGGCAGCCTTCCCGAGCAGTCATGTGGGCGTGAGCACTATCTGTATACTGTTGGCTTGGCACAGCGGTAACCGCAAACTGCTGTTCTCTCTATTGCCTTTCTACGTGGTTCTCTGCATGGCAACCGTTTACATCCAGGCGCATTACGCCATTGATGCCATAGCAGGATTGATTACAGGAGTAGTGTTTTATGCGGTATTGAGCCTTTCCTCAAACCTCAAACTCACCCCCGGCCCCTCCCGAAGGGATGGGAGATGA
- the miaB gene encoding tRNA (N6-isopentenyl adenosine(37)-C2)-methylthiotransferase MiaB encodes MNKKLYIETYGCQMNVADSEVVASVMKMAGYDVCENEEEADAIFLNTCSIRENAENKIYNRLDTLHAEQKKGRQLILGVLGCMAERVKDDLIKNHHASLVCGPDSYLNLPTMIAECELGHATVDTNLSTTETYRNVLPQRIGGNRVSGFVSIMRGCNNFCHYCIVPYTRGRERSRDVESILAEVKDLHDKGFKEVTLLGQNVNSYGLLPNGKRPENGTSFAELLRKVAQSVPDMRVRFTTSNPEDMTEDILHAIAEEPNLCKHIHFPAQSGSNKILKLMNRKYTREEYLDKVAAIKRIIPGCGLTTDIFVGYHDETEEDQQLTLSLVKEVGFDSAFMFKYSERPGTYAAKHLPDNVSEEVKIARLNELIHLQTAISGEQNKKDEGSEFVILTERFSKKDRNHLMGRTEQNKAVIIEKGNHHIGEFIKVRITGSTSATLFGEEIK; translated from the coding sequence ATGAACAAGAAATTATACATAGAAACCTATGGCTGTCAGATGAATGTAGCCGATAGTGAGGTGGTCGCCTCAGTAATGAAGATGGCAGGTTATGACGTCTGTGAGAACGAAGAAGAGGCTGATGCTATCTTTCTGAACACTTGCAGTATACGCGAAAATGCAGAGAACAAGATTTATAATCGACTTGATACGCTTCATGCAGAACAGAAGAAAGGACGCCAACTCATTCTTGGTGTGCTCGGTTGTATGGCTGAACGTGTGAAGGATGACTTAATAAAGAACCATCATGCAAGCCTCGTATGCGGTCCCGATTCCTATCTTAATCTGCCGACAATGATTGCAGAATGCGAACTCGGACATGCCACTGTAGACACCAATCTCTCTACAACCGAAACCTATCGCAACGTGCTTCCACAGCGCATTGGCGGCAATCGTGTGAGTGGTTTTGTAAGTATCATGCGCGGTTGTAACAACTTCTGCCATTACTGTATTGTGCCTTACACACGCGGAAGAGAACGCAGTCGCGATGTGGAAAGCATCTTGGCAGAAGTGAAAGACCTGCATGATAAAGGGTTTAAAGAAGTTACCCTGCTCGGACAGAACGTCAATTCCTATGGTCTGTTGCCTAATGGAAAGCGTCCCGAAAACGGCACTTCATTTGCCGAACTGCTGAGGAAAGTGGCCCAGAGTGTGCCTGATATGCGCGTGCGCTTCACCACTTCAAACCCTGAAGACATGACAGAAGACATCCTGCATGCCATTGCCGAAGAACCCAATCTGTGTAAGCATATTCACTTCCCTGCACAGAGTGGAAGCAACAAGATACTGAAACTGATGAACAGAAAGTACACCCGTGAGGAGTATCTTGACAAGGTTGCAGCCATCAAACGCATCATCCCGGGTTGCGGTTTGACCACCGATATCTTCGTAGGCTATCATGATGAGACTGAAGAAGACCAGCAATTGACGCTCTCCTTAGTGAAAGAAGTGGGCTTCGACAGTGCTTTCATGTTCAAATATAGTGAGCGTCCCGGTACGTATGCAGCCAAACATCTGCCTGACAACGTATCCGAGGAAGTGAAGATTGCCCGACTGAATGAGCTTATTCATTTGCAGACCGCTATCAGTGGCGAGCAAAACAAGAAGGATGAAGGCTCAGAATTCGTTATTCTTACAGAGAGATTCAGCAAGAAAGACCGTAATCATCTCATGGGAAGAACCGAACAAAACAAGGCCGTTATCATCGAAAAAGGCAATCACCATATAGGTGAATTCATCAAAGTGCGCATCACCGGTTCAACCAGTGCTACGCTCTTTGGTGAAGAAATCAAATAA